AATGAATTGCTGTTGCTCACTGCACAGAAGAAAGCAGTACAAGGGTAAGAACGATGCGGTATAGAAACAAGATGTGCATAACTGAAAAGGAATGTCGGAATACTGATTAATAATGAGTAGGaaaatcatattttgcaatttttttccttccttcacCATAGAATCGTTCCAAACTGGGGATTGAGTGTTTGCAATTGTGCACGTGTGTTCACTGAAAAGAGTTTTGAAAGTTGTTGGCAATACTCTGAATTTACTGATTGAGGTTATGATACGCTAATACAGCTGTGTCTAATTCGTTTTGTATCTTATTGTCAATTTTCCGAAATTCACTCAGTGACCACACAAACGCAATCTGCGAAACCCTCTCATTTCCCAAGGTTTGTGAAGATTTCACCACTTCGGCGAAGAAAAAAGTGTAAGTCGTGATACGATTTACAGAATTTATCGGTAAAGCATAAAGGTCGGACATCCTCTCCAATCAAACAGATtctttttctgattttcatAATTGAATCATTGTTTGCAGTCTTATTCGAGAGAATGCTATATTTGTGTTTAATTGCCTGAATGTAGTGAATTGAGATTTCGGATTATGCCCgaatggaatggaattttCGTCTAGCATTTGACAATTTACAAACACATGAAATACACTTGCTATAGAAATCGACCAAATCTTGAACAAAAGTTCAAGAGAATCACGTTCAAGTTCAAGAGAATCATCAAGAGAACTCACGTTCCACGATTAGTCATAAAGTGGGAAATCCACCAATCGTGAACAATGAGACAAGTGACGATCAGTAAAATGTACTCTCAGTTGCCGAAATTCAAGAAGACATCAGCGTACAAACGTGCAGTGAATTACATAAATCCAGGCAGATTTACCGTTTTATATCACCCGTGTAACATTATCCGGAGTAATCCGGATCTCAACAGGCTCCATTTCACAATGTCTAACTTATGAAACTTAAGATAAAGTATATTTCATTGCTCCGCATAAAAGTAATTAACCGAAACCTGCATTTATGGTCATTTACTGGAATATGGCATCGCTTCGACTACCAACCTGGAGGCGTCATTGTACTGAAGAGCTGCTTTGAGACGGAATTTGAACTGATTCGGGACGATATGTGCGTTGACCCGTTGTAATCGTCGTTACTGGAAAGAAGGGAAAGCCCTCGAGAGAGCTGCTGACACATTGCTGAGACGCTATCTTGACCTCCGGGCGATATTTCCGGAATTGGACTCACTGCGAACAAAGATTGCGTATTGTGTACAAAAAGTTGATGCAGGTTCAACTGGTCACTAAATATGCAAAGTAATGGATATTATATCGTACTTAAACTCACTATGTGGTAATTGACATTCTACTGTACAATACTTATCGACTGATCGGAAACATGGGAATGCCTACAAAGTTACAATACAAATCATTACGAAGtacagaaattgaaagaaactgATAAACTGGAATGAATTGGtgaaacgtttgaaatttcaattactgGACGTACGTGTTTCTGTTCAACCTCTTAAACCAGTTTCTATCAGTTTTCTTCATGGTGGGATAAAATAAACTGATCGATTATACCACTTGAAGCTCATGTTTTTACGGTTACAGGGTTTTTTGCTCGACTACAATTGGTGTGTCGACACGGTCATAATAATTGTATTATGTCTGAACGTTCCAAGAACATGAATTTACAACATTGAATAAACAAGCAATATGCATTAGCTACAACACATGTGTATTAACCTTCATCGTATCCCTCGAACTCTGCAGTggcataaaattaaaataatattttataatattattgaaacCAAACAGTTCATATCACCATATAACATGCAAAGTTATGTCTATAACGTAGTTATCTCCAAAAAATGATACATCTTCTGATTATAGACCTCTAGTTTGCTCTTCGGGCTTCAGAAGATGAGCAATTGATTAtacgaattaaataatatatacgaTAAAGCGTCAATTTGTTAATTGAATCGCATGATAATTTATCTGATACGTTATTAGCGATCAATTAAAAGACTTACAATTAAGAGTTTAATGAAATGTTGTCTTCAACGGAATGCTTTTGTTACTCTGTAttgatatatacataaattattgtactgatataaaaatgatcgataaataattctattttcatgtCTTACGAGCTACTTGTTCTCTCAAGGTAGCTGAAGATATtgtattgataaaaattgggaCCGAAGATGAATCATCTATCTTCCCTTTATTGACACTTGACGATGATAATCGAAAGATTTGAACAACACTATTTTCGATAGATGTCAAGGCAACGTTTACGTTCCAGCTTTCTCTTGAATCCGTTCGAATCTCGTTCTTCGATGTCGAATTACTTTTCGTTTATTCGGGTTTTTCAACATCTGCTTGGAAAGATCGATTTTCCAAGCCTAAGGAGCGTCCGTCAAGTGCCCTACATTTCCGAACAGTGCAGTAAAACGacgttggcgcatgcgcacaacTGAACTGCTCGATTTCACACACTAGGGTTTTCGTCAGTGTGTGAAATCTGCGCACTTCCGAATAACTCAATTTTACGCACTATTTCATTGTGGATAAGTTACCTAACGCAAACTTTATGCCTCGTCATTGGTACATTTGTTGCTTCTCAGAACAAGCTTTCCATCGCAAgtggtgtaaaaaataagtaagttGTAACACAATATACCCTATACTGGTTTGAACCCCAAACTGCTTTCAAATCGCGTGTATCCCGCCCTTTGGTCTTTGGAGGTAAATTTATGTTATTTGCCGTTCGGACGGCGAAGGCTGACGTAAGAGTACATGATAATAACTGcgatagaattttgaaaacgattGATATTCACCTGGAGGTTTTTGCGGTATGTTGTGAGGAAGGGTGGGTGGCATTCGAGCGAGATCCGTGGGTTCGAGGCTGTGGCTTCGGGTACGTTCTAGATTGCTGGGAAGATCGTTAACTCGAAGACTGAGCTGACGCTTGAACGGCGAAGCCTGGTTGAGCTGGGTGAAACCCCTGAACGAACCTTGGCGCTCAAGCATCGAGGGTGTGGCGTGAGGTCGTTCGATCGCAAATGGGTTGAAGACCTGCTTCACCGGAGGAACAtctgcaaagaaaaaaaaaaatatctcatgTCGGTGTAAAAATCGTCTGGTGCGAGAAATCCAGGCACTGTGATTATTTCAACAACACTCTTCACCCACAGAGAAAGGATTTACCCTGTTCACTAAACAGTGTGAAACAAAATGTGATTCGATTCAACAAAGAAGTTATCGGAACGATATTTTGAGTTTTTGTGATAAACCACGGTTAATCGAATCAACGAAATATTTAATTCGGCATGTTAGATAGATTGGacaatcttttatttttttatttatttttttatcttgtacaCAAGATTATATACTGACCAACTGCTCGTTCATGCGAGTCCTGCAACCGTTCGGTCAAGCTCGGTTGTCTGAAACTTCCACTCCTCGTGAACGTCGAATTTTTCGGATCAAACGTCATCGTCACTCCACATTCTTTGTCCCTACGTTGTTTCCGTTCCAAGCAAGCAGCGAAGGCACAACCCACAGCGTGACTCAAACGTTCACCCTGAAATTTAGTTTGAAGCATACAGGAATATTCGATGATTCACAAAGGCTTTAAACTTTTCGTAACATTTTTCGAAGCAAATCGAGTCAAACAATGCTTTGATGACGAAAAGAAGTGGAATCGTTTCCTGAAACCAGTAAGATTactgatataaatatattttaatcacgttttttggaaaacttgtAGCTTATAATTTGTCAAATTCTGTTACgatacattttatattttgtaatgAAACAGCTATGCAAATACGTTTTTTCTAACGGCTGGTGATTCTTGACGAAATATTTGaacaattcaatttcgttaCTATCAGGTTGTTGCTGATGTattccaaaataaaattaagtgACGTTTGAGAGTTTTGCAAATTCGTTTGTCAAAGTAGAATCCAAAAATGACCTCGTTGGTCAGAAGTCTTTAAAATTCGGTATCTGTATTCCATATCAAGGAATAATGCTTTAATTTCGGTGCAAACCAACACTGTTCGAagcattgaatttttaaataccaTTATAATTCACAAGATtcttgtaagaaaaaaattatttcttccatgtgaaaaacgttgaaatatatttcgtCGACATCGCAATTAGTTACTTGTTTAGGAAACTGATTTAAAAACTATTATAGAACATGAATAACAAATTCCGGTAAATTTTACTTTGTAGTATTGCGTATTGTGACGTATAAAAAACTTAGtcgttaaaatatttcattgcgaCGCACTATTcgttataaaaaatcattcttcCATGGTGAGACAGAAATCTTACCGATTCCTTGAGCGCTAAGAATCCGTGGCACATCCACCGCCTCGTCGTACCATCTCGACAGATGTAACTGAAGCCTTTATCGTGGTTACGATCCGGGGCACAGAAAGACACCTTTTCAATTGTCTGATCAACGATCAATCCCTTCGTTTCATCCTCAACGACGCGCAGTCCATCCCCAGAAACGTGAAGCACTGCTCGAACCGGCCTTCGCCTAGAATTCTGCAAATATTTacgatatattatacagaGTTTGAAAAGCAGCCCTGCTCAAGATCGTTGAATGATTACAAAGTATCAAAAAATCGACTTTAAGGTTATCAGGCAATCGGCAGATGGCTGATTAGAGATCAGTAcaagattttacaaaatttaagaTTACGAACAATATAAGTTGACAGGATTACAAGAGTTACATAGATTACAGAGTAGTTCAATATTGGAGAGATTATGACCAAACTACAAAGATACAAGTCGATTATACAGATTATAAAGATTAAAAGGTTTAGATGATAGCAAGATTGCATAAGGATTACAATGAAGTTATAATGAGATTAGAACTATTACAAGTGGATTAGGCAGGAATAATTACCATCAAAAGTTCAACGGTACAAAAATTATTGGTATAAATTACTAATATATGGATAAGAAGGATGGCAGATTACACCGTTAACAAAAAAATCGCATGATTGCAAGGATTATAATTAGATTGTACAGATTGTTGGAATAAgataacaaaaattacaagCGTACGAAACAAATTACAAAGATTACATAGGGATTGTGCAAATATTACACGTATTACTACTTCACACAGATTGCTGAGGAATTGCAAGGAttcgaattataaaaaaaaaggttagaCTGCCAGGCATAGAATAGGATTAAACAGGTTACTACGACAAGAGTACAGGTATTCCTTGATTATAAGAATTACAGGATTACAGGATTGGACGAGGATTGAAACTTGCAAAAGGATTGTAAGATTTTTGCATTGATTGTTTAATGATTGCAGAGATTATTctacaaatttaaaataatatctaACTTTGTCACTAAAAATTCAACAGCCAATTCCAGAAACGATTCGAACTAAAACAGCAGCTGGAGACTTTTTTATTCCTGCGCCCCCGATTTAAACGAGCAAGTGACGCTTTCCAAAAATAGAATCGCGAACCAGGCTACAGAGTCGATAAAGGTATaaagtacaatttttccatGGAGCTGAATTCCCTTTAGATTTCTCCTGCGGAGTTCTCGTTCTGAATTATGTAGACATATTAAGCCCGCGAAACTTCCTAccttatataatatatatataatagtacCCCGAGACGTAGTTCGATTAAACAACCGTGTCGAATTGTTGGGACGTTTCACCTACTCCAAACAGGCTGTTAGCCATTCCCAAAACAATTTCTATCTCTTTGTTAGGTTAAggtgttttcgaaaaattcatcgttatcTTCAGCATTTGATTATTTAACAGTAATATTTAGCTACTAATTACATACTTGaactaaaactaatttttttaatcgtatttATCGCATCCCACATTTGTTAATCACGTTACAGGTTATATTGAAATTACTCACCCTAAGCACTTTGAGAGCCTCTTCGCAGACTTGCATTCCTCTGGATTCAAAAACTTCGACGCATCCGAGATACTGTGAGGACAGAAAACAGagttttactttttacttCGTCCTGTGTACATGTAAATTGAAgaatacatataaaatatattgtaagcCTTCAATTCAGGTCATACATCGGAATCTAGGTGCAATTTATGAAGAAGCAGAAATGACGCCTCCGATCAACTCGCCAAGATGTGGTTACAACGACAAGATGGCGGTGCATCGGGTAATCAGCTGATCGTCTTTggtcaatttttcgaatatcaaGGTAAAGAGGACACTGCTCAAGCTGTGAGACACTAATTTCGTGTCATTGAGTAAACGCAGAGTAAATGCAGAGTAAAATATCGgataaaaaacttttcattgcGTTTAATTGGCGGATTAAATACGTACGAATCGCTCATATGTGTCAAAACTCTAGAGCATAAAATTTCCCGTGAAACGTGACAGCGACCAACAATTATCAACCGTTATCGTTTGTCGCGGGTGATGTGAAAAAGATGAAAGCTTTTTTAAGGACTGTGTAAAGCGCGAAGCCACTTGTGTAGGGGTGGATAGGAAGAAAAATGGCGTCGTGATGCACGTGGCAGGAAGTGCGTCGAGATGGCGTGCAGCATTTCACCGATCGGTGCTGGGGTTGACAATTTCACAGAAACCAACCTTAACGTGAAATACGCAGGTGGCTGAACGCACTGCGCTTTCATCTGCCTGCCACTGATGCGGTTTGCTCGACTCCGGGACATGAGGGTCCTTTCGCCGCCGGAAGCTGTCCCGGAAACTTCGACGCAGCCGGTCCATTCTCTTCCCTGGCGATCTCTCCCGTTTCTGAAAAACACCGATAACGATTCGTCAGTCAAGAGACAACACCACTGTGAcggtttcaaaaaatcgattttttgaaaaccatttaaaaaaaatctaaaatattttcaagattAAGATGCCGTTGGACCCaggtcgaaaaaataattattttcgtagatattgaatattttgtagAGCGGTGCAGCGCTCCGCGCTGCGTCGGTCTCAACgcaaaagttgaaacaatttgGGCCGATGATTATCCCCAACGTCTCCAGAACTTTCATGAGGCTTCTCAGGCCATCATTGAACATTAATACCGCGATATCAGTTGCaatatcaacgattttttttgcCTCCGGAGTGGGACAAATTAACAAACCTAAAAcgttgaacgcgtttttctcgaaaccacTTTTTTGAGTGTGGCACGCAGCAAAACTCGagcaatttttatccgatcgacttcaaatttttactgtaTCAATGAAAATAGATTATCTAACGTACTACATaggattttttcgatttctcaataataataaaagttatAGCCTATTTTCGACGAGAATATTTGCTCAAAAATCATTCTCTAATTTCAAAAGCGTgcctattttttaaaaatcaatttttttccaaatcccTACGTACTACACTTCaaaatatcatattattaaCGAAAACACtgcgtattttattttaagtcGACGTTGAAGCGAGTTTTTCTGCGTGCCGCGAACCACTGCGGAGACAACAGCACCCGACGCGGGAGCTTCCCCAGCGCCACCATGCggcgtgaaaaatgtttaaaaaatgttttttgaagaattaataaacaaggaaaaaaacgcaaaaaaattttgcgaatatctcttatttttcgcacaaaaaaaaaattgttgaaaaatgtagaaaaaacaGGGGGTCACAGTGGTGTTGTCCCTTAAAAACCATTAATTTTGAGACGCGAGTGGAAGatgaaggtgaaaaataagaGGTTTAACAACAGTGTCGAATTTTCAGAGATAACCCAGCACGTCGCAGGACGAAATCGGTGGCCTCGGATAAAATTCACCAACTCTGGCGTGACGATTATAATTCGAGTAACTTTACGGATTCTGATGATAAAACAGTCGACTCCTGTGTATAAGCATAGAAGACAATTGTTTTATCATCGTGGTCCGTAAAAGCGCTAAAATTCTAGAGCAAAAGCAATTGTTTTATCAGGTTGACCAACCGGCATTGGTACAGATGACAGATCATCGCGATGTgtgtaacctcaaaaatgtcGATCGCCCTGATAAAACAAATGCTTTAGATCTAGAACTTTAAGCACATGCGCGTTAGATCCTTCGACCGTTGTCATATACTCATTTTGTGTATAcatttttgtctttttatatttttacgttctgTATTATCGATCTTTTATATTTTGTGAGTCGAACataaaatcgtcaaaattaatataatataagaaattgAGTAACACGTTGAAATGCTGATTATCTTGCTTTTCagctttctatattttcacctATTTTCTAACCCCACCATCCGAATTATGTGTATTACATAGTATCGGACAAAATATGCAATCATCA
This is a stretch of genomic DNA from Neodiprion fabricii isolate iyNeoFabr1 chromosome 2, iyNeoFabr1.1, whole genome shotgun sequence. It encodes these proteins:
- the LOC124176943 gene encoding protein numb isoform X1, which encodes MGNHPSAHHPLERATTHAGNTLRISKRERSPGKRMDRLRRSFRDSFRRRKDPHVPESSKPHQWQADESAVRSATCVFHVKYLGCVEVFESRGMQVCEEALKVLRNSRRRPVRAVLHVSGDGLRVVEDETKGLIVDQTIEKVSFCAPDRNHDKGFSYICRDGTTRRWMCHGFLALKESGERLSHAVGCAFAACLERKQRRDKECGVTMTFDPKNSTFTRSGSFRQPSLTERLQDSHERAVDVPPVKQVFNPFAIERPHATPSMLERQGSFRGFTQLNQASPFKRQLSLRVNDLPSNLERTRSHSLEPTDLARMPPTLPHNIPQKPPVSPIPEISPGGQDSVSAMCQQLSRGLSLLSSNDDYNGSTHISSRISSNSVSKQLFSTMTPPVSNSNSFEDTKLNNNINNNNINHVGPSWQDDPTLANSRLTPILNRSCNLSPVLPRTSVAPAMMSTPGPTPTVGVFGTPPNASPAFSSASTSSLGGNTTTPSLNRSPVPVNSVTPLNRSPNSGLPSTSPIPTSGIPIAATNTMQSVSQLQPVATAANLPKPEQWLGSVTGAVSPVPTSPRRAPALHLRAHSLGSAAGSQAFASRGGPADPFDAEWAEIAARNLQQSTTNPFIMSNATQAFQVQL
- the LOC124176943 gene encoding protein numb isoform X2 translates to MDRLRRSFRDSFRRRKDPHVPESSKPHQWQADESAVRSATCVFHVKYLGCVEVFESRGMQVCEEALKVLRNSRRRPVRAVLHVSGDGLRVVEDETKGLIVDQTIEKVSFCAPDRNHDKGFSYICRDGTTRRWMCHGFLALKESGERLSHAVGCAFAACLERKQRRDKECGVTMTFDPKNSTFTRSGSFRQPSLTERLQDSHERAVDVPPVKQVFNPFAIERPHATPSMLERQGSFRGFTQLNQASPFKRQLSLRVNDLPSNLERTRSHSLEPTDLARMPPTLPHNIPQKPPVSPIPEISPGGQDSVSAMCQQLSRGLSLLSSNDDYNGSTHISSRISSNSVSKQLFSTMTPPVSNSNSFEDTKLNNNINNNNINHVGPSWQDDPTLANSRLTPILNRSCNLSPVLPRTSVAPAMMSTPGPTPTVGVFGTPPNASPAFSSASTSSLGGNTTTPSLNRSPVPVNSVTPLNRSPNSGLPSTSPIPTSGIPIAATNTMQSVSQLQPVATAANLPKPEQWLGSVTGAVSPVPTSPRRAPALHLRAHSLGSAAGSQAFASRGGPADPFDAEWAEIAARNLQQSTTNPFIMSNATQAFQVQL